From a region of the Triticum aestivum cultivar Chinese Spring chromosome 7D, IWGSC CS RefSeq v2.1, whole genome shotgun sequence genome:
- the LOC123164835 gene encoding F-box/kelch-repeat protein At1g22040, with the protein MGASLSFPSNGKQTLEHKEASKSGSSKKLRPGHYHPRLIPDLPDEISLQILARMPRVWYLSSKRVSRSWKATITGMELYRVRKELGVDEEWIYILTKAANGKLSWHAFDPLCSRWQRLPLMPVVARGGSRLGGLVSAGIRISGVIRGLLGQEDWLDKIPFCACAVGTVDGCLYVLGGFYRATAIKSVWKYDPAVNLWQEVNSMSTARAFGRTGLLNNKLYVVGGVIREETGLAPLQSAEVFDPATGIWADVPSMPFSKAQTLPTAFLADLLKPVATGIVSFGGKLYVPQSLYSWPFFVDVGGEVFDPATDSWSDMPVGLSEGWPGRQAGTKLSAVVDGDLYALEPPTCSDSGKIKMYDPNEDTWKAVVSQVPVGDFAESKCPYLLAGLLGKLHLVIKDANSMISILQTDALKPMDATGSTCQNPDVSWEQDVDIWRMVGSKKFAAAELVSCQALSI; encoded by the coding sequence ATGGGGGCATCTCTCAGCTTCCCCAGCAACGGGAAGCAAACTTTGGAGCACAAGGAAGCGTCGAAATCAGGTTCCTCGAAGAAGCTTCGCCCTGGTCATTACCACCCGAGGCTGATTCCTGACCTCCCGGATGAGATCTCCCTGCAAATCCTCGCGAGGATGCCAAGGGTGTGGTATCTTAGCAGCAAGAGGGTTTCACGGAGCTGGAAGGCCACCATCACTGGCATGGAGTTGTATCGCGTGAGGAAGGAGCTTGGTGTGGATGAAGAATGGATTTACATACTGACCAAGGCGGCcaatggcaagctgtcatggcacgCTTTTGATCCGCTTTGCAGCCGATGGCAGAGACTGCCGCTCATGCCTGTGGTTGCTCGTGGGGGAAGCCGTTTAGGGGGTTTGGTGAGTGCTGGGATTAGGATCTCTGGTGTCATTAGAGGCTTGCTTGGCCAAGAGGATTGGTTAGACAAGATTCCCTTCTGTGCTTGCGCTGTTGGAACGGTCGATGGATGCCTCTATGTTCTGGGTGGGTTCTATAGAGCCACAGCAATCAAAAGCGTGTGGAAGTATGATCCAGCTGTAAATCTGTGGCAGGAAGTAAACTCGATGAGCACCGCGCGAGCGTTTGGCAGGACTGGCCTGTTGAACAACAAGCTGTACGTTGTTGGCGGTGTCATCAGGGAAGAAACTGGATTGGCTCCGCTTCAATCTGCTGAAGTGTTTGACCCAGCCACAGGAATCTGGGCAGATGTGCCAAGCATGCCCTTCTCTAAAGCACAAACTCTGCCGACTGCATTCCTGGCAGACTTACTGAAGCCGGTTGCTACAGGAATAGTCTCATTTGGAGGCAAGCTGTATGTGCCTCAGAGCCTATATTCCTGGCCATTCTTTGTTGATGTTGGCGGGGAGGTGTTCGATCCTGCGACGGACTCATGGTCAGACATGCCTGTAGGCCTGAGCGAGGGTTGGCCTGGGAGGCAAGCCGGGACAAAATTAAGTGCTGTTGTGGATGGGGACCTATATGCTTTGGAGCCCCCAACTTGTTCTGATAGTGGCAAGATAAAGATGTACGATCCCAACGAGGATACATGGAAGGCTGTTGTTAGCCAGGTGCCTGTTGGTGACTTTGCAGAGTCAAAGTGTCCGTACTTGCTTGCGGGGCTTCTTGGGAAGCTCCATTTGGTCATCAAGGATGCAAATAGCATGATCAGCATCCTGCAAACGGACGCTCTAAAGCCTATGGATGCAACTGGCTCGACATGCCAAAACCCAGATGTCTCTTGGGAGCAAGACGTCGATATTTGGAGAATGGTTGGCTCAAAGAAATTTGCGGCTGCCGAACTTGTTAGCTGCCAGGCGCTCAGCATATGA
- the LOC123164708 gene encoding 60S ribosomal protein L9, whose amino-acid sequence MKTILASETMEIPEEVTVKVSAKMISVTGPRGTLTRNFKHLNLDFQLQEGGRKLKVDAWFGTRKTMAAIRTAISHVQNLITGVTKGFRYKMRFVYAHFPINASITAANRGIEIRNFLGEKKVRKVDMLDGVTILRSEKVKDEIVLDGNDIELVSRSAALINQKCHVKNKDIRKFLDGIYVSDKGAIKEE is encoded by the exons ATGAAGACGATCCTGGCGTCGGAGACGATGGAGATCCCGGAGGAGGTGACCGTCAAGGTGTCCGCGAAGATGATCTCGGTGACGGGGCCGCGGGGCACGCTGACCCGCAACTTCAAGCACCTCAACCTCGACTTCCAGCTGCAGGAGGGCGGGCGCAAGCTCAAGGTGGACGCCTGGTTCGGCACCCGCAAGACCATGGCCGCCATCCGCACCGCCATCTCCCACGTCCAGAACCTCATCACCGGCGTCACCAAGGGCTTCCGCTACAAGATGCGGTTCGTGTACGCCCACTTCCCCATCAACGCCTCCATCACCGCCGCCAACCGCGGCATCGAGATCAGGAACTTCCTCGGCGAGAAGAAG GTGAGGAAGGTGGACATGCTCGACGGGGTCACCATCTTGCGGTCCGAGAAGGTCAAGGATGAGATCGTCCTCGACGGCAACGACATCGAGCTCGTCTCCCGCTCCGCCGCCCTCATCAACCAG AAATGCCACGTCAAGAACAAGGATATCAGGAAGTTCTTGGACGGTATCTACGTCAGCGACAAGGGCGCCATCAAGGAGGAGTAG